The Ictidomys tridecemlineatus isolate mIctTri1 unplaced genomic scaffold, mIctTri1.hap1 Scaffold_446, whole genome shotgun sequence genome includes a window with the following:
- the LOC144373615 gene encoding nephrocystin-1-like, producing the protein MNTVDVLTSMGAIPAGFRPSTLSQLLEEGNQFRASYFLQPELTASQLSFRDLMWDAKTGTIKSRPSRVSLILTLWSCKMISLPGMSIQVLSRHVRLCLFDGSKPSLPHPGWRCPRMASIWLLNWKTWGHSLSSSWPTGGGSLVPRNRTKW; encoded by the exons ATGAACACCGTGGATGTGTTAACCAGCATGGGGGCTATCCCCGCAGGCTTCAGGCCTTCCACACTCTCCCAGCTGTTGGAGGAAG GGAATCAGTTTCGAGCAAGTTACTTTCTGCAACCTGAGCTCACGGCATCACAGCTGTCCTTCAGAGATCTGATGTGGGACGCGAAGACAGGCACT attaaGTCAAGGCCAAGTCGTGTTTCCTTGATCCTCACCCTGTGGAGCTGTAAGATGATTTCTCTCCCAGGAATGAGCATCCAGGTGCTCAGCAGACATGTTCGCCTCTGTCTGTTTGATGGCAGTAAG CCATCCTTACCCCACCCAGGATGGAGGTGTCCAAGGATGGCTTCCATCTGGTTATTGAACTGGAAGACCTGGGGCCACAGTTTGAGTTCCTCGTGGCCTACTGGAGGAGGGAGCCTGGTGCCAAG